From Candidatus Falkowbacteria bacterium, a single genomic window includes:
- the dnaX gene encoding DNA polymerase III subunit gamma/tau, with product MATLYRKYRPQNFAEVVGQNHIKVIMQHELVADKLAHAYLFCGPRAVGKTTLARVLAKAANCLNRKPEQYEPCGVCDACVEISAGRSFDVIEIDAASHTGVDNVRENIIASARVAPSRFKRKVFIIDEVHMLSTAAFNALLKTLEEPPEFVLFVLCTTEVHKVPATIISRCQRFDFKRISLSEVVRKLTHIVNQEDIKVEKNILESIARHADGHMRDAESLLGQLVNLGGKEISQADADLVIPRSDLGEVASLIEILSNKDAASGIRLVNKLLDEGVDIKVFMVDVIEMLRKLMLMKINPALSDWLGLELGEALEMRLSQISKGLTQEQLLAFLEHSIKAASELKSSFIVQLPLELMIARICTAPAQPAAIAIPSVGGSASAAKAAPAPEVQAPKSEVISSGNLDYELILSKWNEFLVRIKTYNHSLSFILKVCQPKSLNGNELCLAFKYKFHKDRIMDPSIKSLLERVLHETYSTSLTIEAVIDEQLEVTAGEGAPRADAPSPAPAAEAPAKPENDKMIDNLLKAFGGKVVG from the coding sequence ATGGCAACGCTATACCGCAAGTACCGGCCGCAGAATTTTGCCGAGGTAGTAGGACAGAACCATATCAAGGTCATCATGCAGCATGAGCTGGTGGCCGATAAGCTGGCGCATGCCTATCTTTTTTGCGGCCCGCGCGCCGTCGGCAAGACGACGCTAGCCCGCGTACTGGCCAAGGCAGCCAACTGCTTGAACCGCAAGCCGGAACAATACGAACCGTGCGGCGTCTGCGACGCTTGCGTCGAGATCAGCGCCGGACGGAGTTTCGACGTGATCGAGATCGATGCTGCCAGCCATACCGGCGTCGACAACGTCCGCGAGAACATTATTGCCAGTGCGCGCGTCGCGCCGTCGAGGTTCAAACGTAAAGTCTTCATCATCGACGAAGTCCATATGCTTTCGACGGCTGCGTTCAACGCGCTTCTGAAAACCTTGGAAGAACCGCCAGAATTCGTCCTGTTCGTCCTTTGCACGACCGAAGTCCACAAGGTGCCGGCCACCATCATCTCCCGTTGCCAGCGCTTCGATTTCAAGCGGATCAGCTTGAGTGAAGTCGTGCGCAAACTGACCCACATCGTGAATCAGGAAGATATCAAGGTTGAGAAGAACATTCTGGAATCGATCGCCCGACATGCCGACGGCCATATGCGCGATGCCGAGAGCCTCTTGGGCCAGCTGGTCAATCTGGGCGGCAAGGAAATTTCACAGGCCGATGCCGACCTGGTCATCCCGAGGAGCGACCTCGGTGAAGTAGCTAGCCTGATCGAGATACTGTCCAACAAGGACGCCGCCTCCGGTATCCGTTTGGTCAACAAGCTGTTAGATGAAGGCGTCGATATCAAGGTCTTCATGGTCGATGTCATCGAGATGCTGCGCAAGCTGATGCTCATGAAAATCAATCCGGCCTTATCCGACTGGCTCGGCCTGGAATTGGGCGAGGCTCTGGAGATGCGCCTGAGTCAGATCAGCAAAGGCTTGACGCAAGAACAATTACTGGCTTTCCTGGAACATAGCATCAAGGCGGCTTCAGAACTCAAATCAAGCTTCATCGTCCAATTACCGCTCGAGCTGATGATCGCCCGCATCTGTACCGCCCCAGCCCAGCCGGCAGCCATCGCCATTCCGTCCGTTGGCGGCTCCGCTTCGGCGGCCAAGGCCGCGCCGGCGCCTGAAGTCCAAGCGCCTAAGAGCGAGGTGATCAGTTCCGGAAATCTCGATTACGAGCTTATCCTGTCTAAATGGAACGAGTTCCTGGTCCGCATCAAGACTTACAATCATTCATTATCTTTCATCCTGAAAGTCTGCCAGCCGAAGAGTCTCAACGGCAACGAGCTGTGCCTGGCTTTCAAATACAAATTCCACAAGGATCGCATCATGGATCCGAGTATCAAGTCGCTTTTGGAGCGGGTGCTACACGAGACTTATTCGACTAGCCTGACGATCGAAGCGGTCATCGATGAGCAGCTAGAAGTTACGGCGGGTGAGGGCGCACCCAGAGCTGATGCTCCAAGTCCCGCTCCGGC